The following proteins are encoded in a genomic region of Triticum dicoccoides isolate Atlit2015 ecotype Zavitan chromosome 1B, WEW_v2.0, whole genome shotgun sequence:
- the LOC119329021 gene encoding protein IQ-DOMAIN 14-like isoform X2 produces the protein MGKAARWIRGFLGGGGKKEQSKDQKPIPPPTNAKRWSFGKSSRDSAEAAAATSARGGNAAIARAAEAAWLRSVYDETEREQSKHAIAVAAATQAAADAAVAAAHAAVAVVRLTNKGRAAHAGEHRGPAAAAVRIQTTFRGFLAKKALRALKALVKLQALVRGYLVRKQAAATLQSMQALVRAQASMRAHRAVASAALPQLHHSSFRPRRSLERYADDTRSEHGVAAYSRRLSASIESSSYGYDRSPKIVEMDTGRPKSRSSSRRASSPLLDPCEEWCAATNPMSSPLLLPCHMPGGAPPRIAVPTPRHLPEYDWCAMEKARPATAQCTPRYMNANAPATPTKSVCGSGYSSSSLLNCPSYMSSTQSFEAKVRSHSAPKQRPEPPTNRKRVPLSEVVVVESRASLSGVGMQRSCNRVEEAFNFKTAVVGRLDRPSTGSVENDRQAFLQRRW, from the exons ATGGGCAAGGCGGCGCGCTGGATCCGGGGCTTCCTAGGCGGCGGCGGTAAGAAGGAGCAGAGCAAGGACCAGAAGCCGATACCTCCGCCAACCAATGCCAAGCGCTGGAGCTTCGGCAAGTCGTCGCGGGACTCGGCGGAGGCCGCTGCGGCTACGTCGGCGCGCGGGGGCAACGCGGCGATCGCGAGGGCGGCTGAGGCGGCCTGGCTCAGGTCGGTGTACGACGAGACGGAGCGGGAGCAGAGCAAGCACGCCATCGCCGTGGCGGCCGCCACCCAAGCGGCGGCCGACGCGGCCGTCGCTGCGGCCcatgccgccgtcgccgtcgtgcgTCTCACCAACAAGGGCCGCGCCGCCCACGCCGGCGAGCACCGCGGACCGGCGGCCGCGGCGGTCCGGATCCAGACGACATTCCGAGGCTTCTTG GCTAAGAAGGCGCTGCGTGCGCTCAAggcgctggtgaagctccaagcgctgGTGCGCGGCTACCTCGTGCGGAAGCAGGCGGCCGCCACGCTGCAGAGCATGCAGGCGCTGGTGCGCGCGCAGGCCAGCATGCGCGCCCACCGCGCTGTCGCCAGCGCCGCTCTCCCGCAGCTCCACCATTCTTCTTTCCGGCCGCGCCGCTCCTTG GAGCGGTACGCGGACGACACGCGGAGCGAGCACGGGGTGGCGGCGTACAGCCGGAGGCTGTCGGCGAGCATCGAGTCGTCGTCCTACGGGTACGACCGGAGCCCCAAGATCGTGGAGATGGACACCGGCAGGCCCAAATCTCGGTCGTCGTCGCGCCGGGCGAGCTCCCCGCTGCTCGACCCGTGCGAGGAGTGGTGCGCCGCCACCAACCCCATGtcgtcgccgctgctgctgccgtgcCACATGCCAGGCGGCGCGCCGCCCCGCATCGCCGTGCCGACCCCGCGCCACCTCCCGGAGTACGACTGGTGCGCGATGGAGAAGGCCCGGCCGGCGACGGCGCAGTGCACGCCGCGGTACATGAACGCGAACGCGCCGGCCACCCCGACCAAGAGCGTGTGCGGCAGCGGCTACTCGTCGTCGTCTCTGCTCAACTGCCCCAGCTACATGTCCAGCACGCAGTCCTTCGAGGCAAAAGTGCGGTCGCACAGCGCGCCGAAGCAACGGCCGGAGCCCCCCACAAACAGGAAGCGGGTGCCGCTGagcgaggtggtggtggtggagtctcggGCCAGCCTGAGCGGGGTCGGAATGCAGCGGTCGTGCAACCGGGTGGAGGAGGCGTTCAACTTCAAGACGGCCGTCGTCGGCCGCCTCGACCGCCCGTCGACGGGGTCCGTCGAGAATGACCGGCAAGCGTTCTTGCAGAGGAGGTGGTGA
- the LOC119329021 gene encoding protein IQ-DOMAIN 14-like isoform X1, translating into MGKAARWIRGFLGGGGKKEQSKDQKPIPPPTNAKRWSFGKSSRDSAEAAAATSARGGNAAIARAAEAAWLRSVYDETEREQSKHAIAVAAATQAAADAAVAAAHAAVAVVRLTNKGRAAHAGEHRGPAAAAVRIQTTFRGFLAKKALRALKALVKLQALVRGYLVRKQAAATLQSMQALVRAQASMRAHRAVASAALPQLHHSSFRPRRSLQERYADDTRSEHGVAAYSRRLSASIESSSYGYDRSPKIVEMDTGRPKSRSSSRRASSPLLDPCEEWCAATNPMSSPLLLPCHMPGGAPPRIAVPTPRHLPEYDWCAMEKARPATAQCTPRYMNANAPATPTKSVCGSGYSSSSLLNCPSYMSSTQSFEAKVRSHSAPKQRPEPPTNRKRVPLSEVVVVESRASLSGVGMQRSCNRVEEAFNFKTAVVGRLDRPSTGSVENDRQAFLQRRW; encoded by the exons ATGGGCAAGGCGGCGCGCTGGATCCGGGGCTTCCTAGGCGGCGGCGGTAAGAAGGAGCAGAGCAAGGACCAGAAGCCGATACCTCCGCCAACCAATGCCAAGCGCTGGAGCTTCGGCAAGTCGTCGCGGGACTCGGCGGAGGCCGCTGCGGCTACGTCGGCGCGCGGGGGCAACGCGGCGATCGCGAGGGCGGCTGAGGCGGCCTGGCTCAGGTCGGTGTACGACGAGACGGAGCGGGAGCAGAGCAAGCACGCCATCGCCGTGGCGGCCGCCACCCAAGCGGCGGCCGACGCGGCCGTCGCTGCGGCCcatgccgccgtcgccgtcgtgcgTCTCACCAACAAGGGCCGCGCCGCCCACGCCGGCGAGCACCGCGGACCGGCGGCCGCGGCGGTCCGGATCCAGACGACATTCCGAGGCTTCTTG GCTAAGAAGGCGCTGCGTGCGCTCAAggcgctggtgaagctccaagcgctgGTGCGCGGCTACCTCGTGCGGAAGCAGGCGGCCGCCACGCTGCAGAGCATGCAGGCGCTGGTGCGCGCGCAGGCCAGCATGCGCGCCCACCGCGCTGTCGCCAGCGCCGCTCTCCCGCAGCTCCACCATTCTTCTTTCCGGCCGCGCCGCTCCTTG CAGGAGCGGTACGCGGACGACACGCGGAGCGAGCACGGGGTGGCGGCGTACAGCCGGAGGCTGTCGGCGAGCATCGAGTCGTCGTCCTACGGGTACGACCGGAGCCCCAAGATCGTGGAGATGGACACCGGCAGGCCCAAATCTCGGTCGTCGTCGCGCCGGGCGAGCTCCCCGCTGCTCGACCCGTGCGAGGAGTGGTGCGCCGCCACCAACCCCATGtcgtcgccgctgctgctgccgtgcCACATGCCAGGCGGCGCGCCGCCCCGCATCGCCGTGCCGACCCCGCGCCACCTCCCGGAGTACGACTGGTGCGCGATGGAGAAGGCCCGGCCGGCGACGGCGCAGTGCACGCCGCGGTACATGAACGCGAACGCGCCGGCCACCCCGACCAAGAGCGTGTGCGGCAGCGGCTACTCGTCGTCGTCTCTGCTCAACTGCCCCAGCTACATGTCCAGCACGCAGTCCTTCGAGGCAAAAGTGCGGTCGCACAGCGCGCCGAAGCAACGGCCGGAGCCCCCCACAAACAGGAAGCGGGTGCCGCTGagcgaggtggtggtggtggagtctcggGCCAGCCTGAGCGGGGTCGGAATGCAGCGGTCGTGCAACCGGGTGGAGGAGGCGTTCAACTTCAAGACGGCCGTCGTCGGCCGCCTCGACCGCCCGTCGACGGGGTCCGTCGAGAATGACCGGCAAGCGTTCTTGCAGAGGAGGTGGTGA